Part of the Nocardioides perillae genome is shown below.
GCTTGAACTCCGTGACCTGCTGGCCGCGGTCGCCCGACGCGCTGTAGGCACCGTGCGGGGCGAAGAACCCGATCGAGTTGTATCCCCAGTAGTTGACCAGCCCGTGCTCGGCCAGGCCCGGCTCGGAGGTGTGCTGGTGCACGGGCAGCAGCTCGACGGCGGTGACGCCGAGGTCGCGGAGGTAGTCGGTGACCGCCGGCGTCGCGAGCCCGGCGTACGTGCCGCGCAGGTGCTCGGGCACCCGGTCGTGCAGCTGGGTGAAGCCCTTGACGTGCAGCTCGTAGAGCACGGTGTCGCGCCAGCGGCGGCGCATCGGCACCTCGCCGCCCCAGTCGAAGTGCTCGTCGACGACCACGCTGCGCCCGGTGCACGGGGCGGAGTCGAGGTCGCTGCGCTCCTGCGGCGAGCCGAGCACGTAGCCGAACAGCTCCGGGCCGGGGACGACCTCGCCCGAGACGGCACGGGCGCACGGGTCCAGCAGCAGCTTGGCGGGGTTGAAGCGCAGCCCGGCGTCGGGGTCCCAGGGGCCGTCCACGCGGTAGCCGTAGCGGGTGCCCGGGCCGACGCCCGGCAGCGCGCCGTGCCAGATGCCGAGCGACTGCTCGGTCAGCTGGTGGCGCACCTCGCGCCCGTGCTCGGTGCCGTCGTCCTCGAAGACGCACAGCCACACCGCGGTCGCGCGGGGTGCGTGCACCGCGAAGTTGGTCGCCTCGCCGTCCCAGGTCGCGCCCAGGGGCCAGTTGCGACCCGGCCAGACCGAGGCGGTCTGCCCGAGGTGGGTCCACATGCCGGGGGTCACGGGTGGCATCCTCCCCGATGGCGGCGCTCGCCGCCGACACTTGCCCCGAGCAGGTGCCGGACCGGAGATGAGGTGGACCACATGGCTGACCTGGGTGACAACGTGCGGTTGGAGGTCGAGGACGGCGTCGCGACCCTCCGGCTCGACCGCCCGAAGATGAACGCGCTCGACGTGGCGACCCAGGAGGGCATCCGCGCCGCCGCGCACGAGGCCACCGAGCGCGACGACGTCCGCGCCGTCGTCGTCTACGGCGGGGAGCGGGTCTTCGCCGCGGGCGCCGACGTCAAGGAGATGTCGACGATGTCGCACCTCGACATGGTCAAGCGCTCCCACGGCCTCATCTCGGCGTTCACCGCCGTCGCCCGCATCCCCAAGCCGACCGTCGCGGCGCTCACCGGCTACGCCCTCGGCGGCGGCTGCGAGCTCGCCCTGTGCTGCGACCTGCGCTTCACCGCGGAGGACGCCAAGCTCGGTCAGCCCGAGGTGCTCCTCGGCATCATCCCGGGCGCCGGCGGCACCCAGCGCCTGAGCCGCCTCGTCGGCCCGTCCCGGGCCAAGGACCTCATCTTCACCGGCCGCTTCGTCGACGCCGAGGAGGCGCTGCGCATCGGCCTGGTCGACCGCGTCTGCCCGCCCGACCAGGTGTACGCCGAGGCGATGGCGTGGGCGCGCCAGTTCACCACCGGTGCGGCGCTGGCGCTGCGCGCGGCGAAGGAGGCGGTCGACCGCGGCCTCGAGGTGGACCTCGAGACCGGCCTGGAGATCGAGCGCCAGCAGTTCGCCGCGCTCTTCGCCACCGAGGACCGCACGCTCGGCATGGGCTCCTTCGTCGAGCACGGCCCGGGCAAGGCGACCTTCGTCGGGCGC
Proteins encoded:
- a CDS encoding enoyl-CoA hydratase-related protein: MADLGDNVRLEVEDGVATLRLDRPKMNALDVATQEGIRAAAHEATERDDVRAVVVYGGERVFAAGADVKEMSTMSHLDMVKRSHGLISAFTAVARIPKPTVAALTGYALGGGCELALCCDLRFTAEDAKLGQPEVLLGIIPGAGGTQRLSRLVGPSRAKDLIFTGRFVDAEEALRIGLVDRVCPPDQVYAEAMAWARQFTTGAALALRAAKEAVDRGLEVDLETGLEIERQQFAALFATEDRTLGMGSFVEHGPGKATFVGR